The Christiangramia flava JLT2011 region TTTATTTGACTACAAGTATAATTAAAATTTGTAAATTCACAATAATTAAACGCTCAAAAAAAGGTTTGAATAAAATTGAAATTGAATTATTAACAATTCAATAATTTATTTCCAAAAACCTAATCTTAATTATATTTGGCGCATGAAGAAAAAGCTGATCAACCAGGAAACCGGAGAATTAGAGGATAGCAGTGTACTGAAATCGGTCACTATCGACAGTGTGATTTTCGGTTTTGAGAACGGGCATCTGGAAGTGCTTCTTGTCAAACACGCCCTGGGTATCAGGAAAGGCCAGTGGGGGCTTCCCGGAGGCTGGATCAAAAAAGACGAAGGCATTGACGCCGCAGCAAACCGCTTATTGCTGGAGCTTACTGGGCTTGACCAGATCTTTCTGGAACAGCTCAAAGCCTTTGGTGACCCAGATCGTTTTCCTATTGGCAGGGTGATCACCATTGGCTATTACGCGCTCATCAACAAAGAAAAATACAATATCAAGGCTGGTTATACCGCTTCGGAAGCCAAATGGTTCAGGCTGAAAAAGATCCCGGACCTTATTTACGACCATAACCAGATCCTGGAATTCAGTTTGAAACAGTTGCGTCGCAGGGTTCGCCAGGCGCCGATTGGGTTTAACCTGCTTCCCGAAAAATTCACGCTTTTACAGCTCATGCAACTCTACGAAGAGATCCTGGACATTCAGATGGACAAGTCCAACTTCCGCAGAAAATTCCTGAAAATGAAATTACTCGTGGGTTTAAAAGAGAAACAGCAGGATGTGTCGCATCGCGCGGCTAAGCTCTATAAATTTGATAATGAGATCTACGAGCAGCTGACCACCCGGGGTTTTAATTTTGAATTCTGATCAAGAACCCTTCTTCTTTCAGCTATTAGATAAAGCCTTTTTCCCGTGCTTTCAGGATGAGCTCCCGATCTTCTTCCACTCCGAAAACCTGCTTCAGGTTGCGCTTTCGTTTTTCAATACCGGCCAGCGATAAAGGCAGAACCGCCGGCAGATCCTTCATTTTAGCGCCCTGAGAAAGCTCATGCAGCATTCGCCGATCTATCGAATCCACGGTGTAATCATTCAATAATTGTTTCCGCATCAGTTCCCGCACGGTCTTGCTATAGTAAGGCGGTTCCGAAAGCACTGCTTCGATCGCCCGCATCAGCTCCTCAGGAGTGAGATCATTCTTTACGAGTAACCCGTCAGGATCCATATTTTTCAACAGACTGTTGAGCCGATAATTATCAGTAAAAGTGGTGGAAACGATCATTTTTGCCTTCATTCCATTCTTTTTCAGGAAAACACCGATATCTTCCCCGGAAAGGAATTTATTTCCCTCTTCCTGTGGCAGCTGGATATCCAGGAAAACCAGGTCCAGACTGGCAAGAAATTGCCGATCCTGCAAAAAGACCGAAGCTTCACGAATGCTCTGGCAGATTTTGATCTTCAACTGCTGTTCGCGTTTTTCCAATACCTTCCGAAGCGCCCACTCGTACGAATTGGTGATGAGCGGGTGATCGTCAAGAATGAATGTGTGAAATATATTTTCCATTTTCTGAAGGAATTTCAATTACTAAAGTGGTTCCGTTGTTAGAAGCGATGTTCCAGTGGCCATGTAATTTGGTGACGCGCTGGTGAATGTTCCGAAGACCGATTCCCTTTTTCTCCTTTTGCTGGAGAAAGCCCCGGCCATCATCCTGAATAGTTATTTTCAATCCGTTTTTATTTTCACTCAGCTGGATGTTCATCTTATGAGCTTCGGCGTGCCTGATGCAATTCTGTATCGCTTCCTGGATAATCCTATAAATATGAACTTTCACCTCGTTCGGCCAGTTCTCCCAGTCTGTATTTTCATCGATCAGGAGCATTTTTGTACTGGTAAGCGCCTGTTTTTCCGCAACGAGGTTCTGAAGAATTTCTGAAAAGCTGGATTGGGAACTATTGATCTCGTTCACCATTTCATGGGAGATAGATCTAATCTCCTTTTCCAATCCCTGCAATTCATCCAGGTAACTCCCAAAACGCTCCAGCCCCTCTGGCGGCAAAAGTGTTTTAGAATCTTCCCTGATGATCCCAAGGCTCATTCGCAGTCCAAAAAGTTTGCCCAGAACCCCGTCGTGCAATTCACTAGCGATTCGGTTTTTTTCCATATTTTTCGCCTGTTCCAGTTTTTCCTGTTGCGAATAAAGCAATTCATAGATCCTCGCGTTCGCTTCCTGCTGCTCCTTCTCAAAGACCAGCTCCTTATTCCGTGAGCGTTGTTCCCGTAAATAATAAATAAGTAGAAAGATCACGGCCAGCACAATCGCCCCCGCAATAAACCAGCCTCGCTGCTCGCTTAAGAATTCGGCTTTCTGAATGTATTCATCGGTTTCATAACGTACACGGGCAAATTTGTTCCGGATCAGCCGTTCTTCTTTCACCAGGCTGTCATTCAGCTGGATATAACGCTCCAGGTGTTGTTTGGAATGCAAAGTATCTACTGCACCAAGTTCCTTTAGAGACTCCAGAACATACATAAAATCATGGTATTGCACCGCCTGATCGCGCGCTTCTTTCAGTAACCGAATGGCTTTTGATGCACTGTCACCAGCGATCGCGTATTTCGCAAGATGGATCTTGTTGGTGGCAATTCCTGAAATATGCTGAATTTCTTCCCGAATTTTCAACGCTTTTTCGCTCATCCCCCGGTAATCTTCCGAAGTAGTTCCGCTTAGAAAATAATTCAGGGCCAGGTTATCCAAGGCCATAGCATACAACCGCGGGTTGTCTTGTTCCAGGTTTTTGACCTTCAGAACTTTCTGAAAATACGCAACCGATTCTTCATATTTTCCTTGTTCCTGGTAGACCACGCCAATATTGTTATAGCTCGTGGCCATCAAAATGCTATCCTGCAGCTCCTCCAGTTGCTTTAGTGCTTTCTGATGGAAACTGATCGCGTTCTCGTAATTTTCCAGGCCGTTTTCCACGATGCCCATGTTGGTATAGGCGAGGTAAAGCTGCTTGTGCTTCCTGAGTGGCTCCAGGATCTGGAGCGCTCGCACCGTAGTGGTCTCACTACCGATATAGTCTTTAACCGATTCCTGCACCACACCCATATTCAGAAGCATCCTGGCCGCGTAATACGTACTGTCTACTTCCATGAACAGCTGGTACGCACGGTAAAAATGAGCATAGGAACTGTCATTGACGGTTTGCCGGTAAAAAAAATTGCCCAGGTCCCAATGCGCTTCCGCAGTTTTATACACATTCTGCTCTTTTCGGGCCAGTTCAAAGCTTCGCTCGTTCCATTTTCTGAAAGGCAGCGAGTCGTTTTCCAGGTAATATTTATAAGAAATCTTGAATGCCAGCTTCAGTTTAAGACTGTCGTTGGAAGTTTCCCGGTAACGATCAATCAGGGAATCAATTGGTTTGGCCTGGTACAAATTAGCCGATTTTGCCGAAAAGATTCCGACGAAAAAAATGATCAGGATACTACTAATACTGCGGATGGGACTTGTTTTTTGTAACGGCTACAAATAAATAAAAAAAGCTGGACTTCCTAATTTCTGAAAGCAGAAACTCCAAAATTTCAGAAATAAACTGAAATTTTCTTCGGAAGAATTACCGGCTTCTGAAGCCTTTACAAACACAAAAAAACACTTTCTGGAAATAAACAATCCGGATCTTCAGTCTTATCCCTACATAAAACTGGCTCCGGATTGATTTAAAAAACTAAAGTTTGAGCCGCAAAATAATTTTTTTCAACTTTTTAAAAAATACAGAATCCATACTATTATTACTGTTTTTCCGTAATTATCCCTGAAATTTCATCCTTTCATTGAAATTATGCTGAGAATTTTTAGAAAATAAGGGAAACCTGGGTGCCTTTTTCCTGGAGAGAATCGATCTGGATTTTTCCGCCATGCAGGGTCATGATCTGGCGGGATAGACTGAGGCCAATACCACTCCCCTGCTTCTTGGTGGTGAAAAACGGAACAAAAATGCGGTCTTTAATCTCTGGCGGAATGCCAGGACCGTTATCGATGACCAGGATCATTTTTTTGCCATTCGGTTTTTGAAGGGCTTTGACAAGGACTTGCGGCTCTGCTTCATTTTGACAGGCTTCGATCGCATTTAAGATGAGATTGATCAGGACCTGTTCCAGCAAATAAGTATCAGCCTCAATTTCCATCTTTTCATCCAAGACTTCGAATTGTAAGGTATTCGAACCGATATTTTCCGAAGAGCGCATCAATTGCTCCAGATCCTGAAACAATGTCTTCAAAAGAACAGTTTCCTTGCTCAGGCTGGTCACTTTATTCAGGCTGCGATAGGTTTTCGCGAATTTCATCAATCCGTCACTTCGTTTTTCGATGCTGCCGAGCCCGGCGTCCAGGTCTTCCAGGTCCAGGGCTGCCTGCGAATCTTCGATATGCCGGCGAACAGAGCTTTTCAGTGTATTGGCAAGCGATGAAATGGGCGCGATGGAATTCATGATCTCATGCGTCATCACGCTTAGCAGCTTTTTCCAGGCTTCGGACTCGGTTTTGTTCACCGTATCATCAATATTATGGATCACGATGAGTTTACACGAACTCGAATCCACCTTGAAAATACTATGCGAGGCGATCACTTTTAAATTCTCATTCCTGATCTTAAGATCGATCGTCGCTGGTTGCCGGTGGTAAGTTTCAAACAGTACCTGATAAATTTCAGGTGTCCGGGATCTTACAAATTTGATATTCTTAAAATGCGGAACGTCCAGCAGTTTTTCAAAAGCCTCGTTCATCCAGAGAATCCCGCCAGTCTCCAGATCATAAGCCAGAATCCCCACATCGATCATCTCCAGTATTTTCTGTAAATACAGGTATTGCACCTCTTTTTCTGAATTCATTTCGCGAACCGTCTGGTTCACGGTATTGAAACCTTCGTATAACCGCCTGATGTCGTCAGGTTTATTTTCTGCCAGGTAATTCCTCGAAAAATCCCGAAATTTAACCGCTTCGAAAAAATCATCGATCACGCTGAAACGTTTGCTGAAAAACCTGGAAAAGTTATAAACGAGAAAGATCATAAAAAGAAGACAGGTTCCGGCAGCCACCCAGTTTTGTTGCAATACGAGCCAGGATATTCCCAGCGAAAAAAGCGCCAGCACCACGACCCGCAGAAAAATAGAGATATGATAACTTTTAAAGGTCATATTTATCAAGCCTTCTGTAAAGTGCCGCACGAGTGATACCAAGCTCTTTTGCCGATTTTGAGATATTTCCCTTGTTTTTATCGATGACCTTTAAAATGGTATTTTTTTCCACCGTTTCCAGTCTAAGATCATCCATTTCCTGCTGATCAGGAACTGATTCTATCGCTGAAAATGACAAATCCTGGTCTTTTAATACGCTTTTTTCGGCCATGATCACTGCCCGTTCCACCACGTATTGCAGTTCGCGCACATTCCCCGGAAATGGGTGCTTTTTCAGTTTTTCCAGAAAACTCTTTTCGGTTTTAAAAGGTCCTTTTCCGTATTTTTCAGCATAGAGATCCAGGAAATACCGTGTGAGCAGTGTAATATCGGTACCCCTCGCCCGCAGTGGCGGCATCAGGATATCCACGGTATTGATCCTGTAAATAAGATCCTTTCGGAATTTAGATTCATCAGAAAGTTCCGAAATCTTCAAATTGGTAGCGCAGACCAGCCGAATATCAATCGGCACCAGTTCGTTAGACCCCAGCGGTGTAATCGTCCTGTTCTGAAGAACCGTAAGCAGCCTGGCCTGTTGCCGCAAACTGATATTCCCGATCTCATCCAGGAAAAGTGTGCCGCCATTGGCCGCCTCAAACCGTCCTTTTCGATCTTCCCGGGCATCCGTAAAAGCGCCCTTTTTATAACCGAAGAGTTCACTTTCAAAAAGCGTGGAAGTAAGTGCTCCCACATCCACTTTGACGAATGGTTTGTTTTTTCGTCGGGAATTATCGTGAATGGCCCTGGCAACGAGGTCTTTCCCGGTTCCATTTTCGCCCAGAATCAGGATATTAGCATCGGTTGGGGCTACCTTTTCTATTTTTGCAAAGACGTTTTTGATTTCCTCACTTTCCCCTACAATTCGGGTATCACCGGCCTTTTGTTTGATCTGAGCGCCAGGTTTCTTCTTTTTTCGAACCATTTCCGTAACCGACTCGATCACTTTTTCGTTCTGCCAGGGTTTGATGATAAAATCTGAAGCGCCTTCTTTCAGTGACCGGATGGCCAGTTCGATATCTCCGTAGGCGGTGATCAGGATGACATCGGTCTCCGGGCTTAGTTCCTTGATCTTGTTCAACCAGAAAATCCCTTCGTTCCCCGTATTTACGAGTCCGTTGAAATTCATATCGAGGATCACGACATCGAATTTTTTAGCTGAAATGATCGCGCTTAAGTTGGAAGGTTTTTTTTCAACAGCGATTTCAGCCACATGAGATTTCAGCAGGAGTCTCAAGGCTATCAGCACATCAGGATCATCATCGATGACCAGAATTTTGGCGTCTTTTAACTGCATGTCACAATATTACGATTTATTGAGGGCTTCCTGAATTTTGCCATCTGGAAAAAAACAAAGGCTTAAAATTGTTTTAAAATCGAACAGGAAGTGTCTCAAAACCGAACACTTTTAATTACCTGAAAATACGTATTTTACTGATTTACAATGTTCTAAAATTGTGGCATCAAATTGATTATCGAATACCTGAAATTGAATATTTATGGACATCCCTTTAGAAAAGAAACGTTTTACACCTAAAAAAATAGCCATGATGGCCGGTGGTTTATTACTGGCCCTGCTCATTCTTTTTGTTATTTTCAGTTCAAGCGGTAATTCCAAACTGAATGTAGAAAGAGAACGCATTACGATCAGCACCGTAAAAGAAGGCAATTTTCAGGAGAATATACCCGTGAACGGCGTGGTGCTTCCCCTTACGACCATTTACCTGGATGCTATGGAAGGTGGCCGGGTGGAAGAGCGTTTTGTGGAGGATGGCGCCATGATGAAAAAAGGTGAGCCCATTATCAGGCTTTCTAATACCGACCTGGAGCTGAGCCTGGTTAACCAGGAAACGCAGGTTTATACGCTGCTCACCCAAATACAAAGAACACAGAATGCTTCCCGAGAAAATACCATTAATAAGCTGAACCAGCTTACCGACGTGGAAAACAGCCTGAAGGAAGCCAAAAGAGAATATGACCTCAACTCCAAATTATATGAAAAGGGCGCCGTTGGCCGGCAGGATTTTGAAGAATCCAGGAATAATTACGAATACCAAAAAGAACGGCTGGCGCTCACCCAGCGTGTGCTCGTACAGGATTCTGTTTCTTCCAGAACAGAAACCAGGCAGGCAAAGGAATCGTATGAAAGAACCCGCAAAGCACTGGAGCTAATGCGCAAAAAAGTAGAAGACCTGGTAGTGAAGGCACCGGTAGACGGGCAATTAACCGCCCTGGATGCTGAAATTGGCCAGTCCAAAAACAAGGGAGAACGCCTGGGGCAGATCGATGTGATTAGTTCCTACAAAGTGCAGGCTGAGATAGATGAACATTATATTTCCAGGATCTTCAGCGGGCAGCGCGGTTCATTCACTTTCAACGGAAATAATTACCAGTTGGAGATCAAAAAGGTGTATACGCAGGTTAGCAATGGTCGTTTCAAAGTAGATATGCACTTCACGGAAGGAGTTCCTGAAAATATTCGTCGCGGTCAAAGCCTTCAGGTAAAACTGGCGCTGAGCCAGGAAAAAGAAGCCAGGCTCATTTCCAAGGGAGGATTTTTTCAACAAACCGGCGGAAACTGGATCTTTAAGCTTTCCGAAGATGGAAAGACGGCCTATAAAACACCTATTAGCCTGGGAAGCCAGAACATCGAATATTACGAAGTTTTAGATGGACTCCAGCCTGGTGACCAGGTAATTACCTCCAGTTATTCTAATTTTGGAGAAGTCGAAGAACTGGTTATCAACAACTAACAGCAATTAAAAAACGGACAAATACGGAATCATCATGATCAAAATCACCAATCTGGAAAAATATTACAAGACCGAAGAAGTACAGACCATCGCGCTCAACAAGCTTTCTTTTGAAGTGAAAGAAGGCGAATTTGCCGCGATCATGGGCCCATCGGGTTGCGGTAAATCCACGCTTTTAAATATACTGGGGCTTCTGGACGATCCGGATGGCGGAAGTTACCTTTTCAATGGTACGGAAGTCTCCGGGTACAACGAACGCCAGAGAGCCAGGTTGAGAAAGCACAATATCGGCTTTGTATTCCAGAGCTTTAACCTTATTGACGAACTCAGCGTGTTTGAAAACGTCGAACTTCCGCTCATCTATACCGGCGTGAAACCGGCTGAGCGAAAAGAACGCGTGCATCAGGTACTCGAAAAAATGCAGATCATGCATCGCCGGAAGCATTTTCCGCAGCAATTATCGGGAGGGCAGCAACAGCGCGTAGCCGTAGCAAGGGCGGTCGTCAATAACCCAAAGATCATTCTTGCCGATGAGCCTACCGGAAATCTGGACAGCAGTAACGGGAACGAGGTAATGGATCTATTAACCGAGCTTAATGAAGCCGGAACCACCATCATCATGGTAACGCACAGCGAACATGACGCGAAGTTCAGCCACCGAATCATCAGGATGCTGGACGGGCAAAAAGTCACTGAAAATGTTTTAGTCTAGGGATCATTCATCAATCAAAAAATCATGTTCAAAAACTATCTCATTATCGCCTGGCGGAATCTTCGGAAAGAGAAAACTTTCACGTTTCTGAATGTTTTCGGGCTTTCTGTTGCATTTGGTACGGCAATCCTCCTTTCGATGTACGCGCTTTTCGAACTGTCCTACGATCGGTTTCACGAAAACAGCGATTCGATCTACCAGGTCTATCAAACCGAGCACAACCGGAATGGTGCACAGCTGAGTATTTCCAAACCGATTCCCTTCGCTCCGGCGCTGAAAGAAGAAGTCCCCGGCGTGGAAAAGATCACCCGTTTTAACGGCGGAACCGCACTCCTCACGCATGGTGAAAAACAGCTTAGAATGTCAGCCGTTTTCGTGGACCCGGAATTCTTTTCCATCTTCAGTTTTCCGGTAATTGAGGGGAGCATGAAGCCCGTTTCAGAAAATGCAGAGATCGCGATGACGGAAAAAGCTGCGGAAAAGCTCTTCGGAAAAGAAAACCCCATCGGGAAGACCGTGAGTATTTTTATAGATGAACAGGAAAAAGCTTTCCAGGTCACCTCTATTATCCAGGATATTCCTGACGAAAGCAGCCTGAATTTTGAAGTGGCGCTGAATTTTAAAAGTCAGTCGCAACGAGCTTACGGCAGAAATATCGATCGCTGGGATAATTCCAATCATGAGGTTTACCTGCAACTTTCAGAAGGCACCATCCCCGAAAAGTTTGAAAAAGCCACCCGTGATTTCACGGCCAGGCATTATGAGGGCTATCTTGCCGACGCCAGAAGAGATGGGGTGCAGCCAGATGCCAACGGGCAGTATTTGCAACAGAGACTACTACCTATTACTGATTATCGTTTCGCTTCTGAAAAAGACGGTGTGGCCGTGGTCAATCGTATCTATCCCTACCTCGTGCTGGGAATTGCTTTCCTGATCCTTTTCATTGCCAGCGTCAATTTCATCAATATGAATATTGCCAAAAGCTCACAACGACTTCGGGAAATTGGGATGCGAAAAACACTGGGAGCGGGAAAAAACCAGCTATTCCTGCAATTCTGGGGAGAAAGCCTGCTGGTTTTCCTGGGAGCGCTGTTGCTGGGTTTACTGCTGGCAAACCTGCTGCTTGAACCTTTCCAGACGTTATTCAATACACGCGCTTCATTTAAAAACGTAATAAGCTTCCGGAATATTTTCGGTTTTGTGGCCGCTATTTCGTTCATCACTTTCATCGCTGGCGGTTACCCGGCATTGTTGCTCAGCAAACTGGGCACACTGAAAGCTTTAAAAGGAAAACTGAACCTGGACGGCGGGCAGCGATTGCGAAACAGTCTTATTATTGTACAGTTTTGCATCGCTATCCTTCTCATCAGCGGGACTTTGGTGCTTTGGAATCAGCTGGAGTTTATGCGGAATAAGGATCTCGGTTTTAATAAAGAACAGGTCATTACCTTTCCGTTAAACGGCAAACAGGATGACTTCAGAAACCTACAATTATTACGAAATGAACTGACTGGCAAACCGGCAATTAGGAGTATTTCCGCAGCCAATACCAATTTGGGAAGAGGCCGTGATCATACGACTTCCACCAGCGTGATGACTTTCGATCACCATAATAAAACCGTTCGAACCAATGTCATGACGGTAGATCATGATTACGCCGAAACCGTAGGACTGGAAATTTTGCAAGGCCGCAGTTTTGACCGTTCTCACGCCACCGATAGTCTTTCGCTCGTCATCAACGAAGCCATGGCCAGGGAACTTGGTGGGGAAAATATCCTGGAGGAGACCATTTACCTGGAGGATTCCATCCGTTTTTCGGTCATCGGGATTGTGAAAGATTATAATTTTCAGGACCTGGATCGCGAGATCGAACCGCTCACGATATTCCTGAATCCACAATGGAATATGCGTTACGCCTATATCAAAGTAGCACCCGGAAACCTTAATGCAGCGTATGACCAGGTCAAGCTGGCCTGGAATAAGATCGAGCCAAATGCTGAATTTTTAGGATCATACCTGGATGAAAATATAGACCGAACCCTGTCCCGTGAGCGTTCCATGATGACCATGATCACCAGCGGTTCGATCATAGCGATCATTTTAAGTTGCGTAGGCCTCTTCGCCATTTCACTGCTGGTGGTTTCCCAAAAACGAAAAGAGATCGGTATACGCAAAGTGGTAGGTGCCAGCGTGGGAAACATCACCGTACTGCTCACTTCCAGTTTCCTGAAACTGGTGGGAATTGCTTTTCTGATCGCCACGCCCTTTGCCTGGTATTTTAGCGGAAAATGGCTCGAAAATTATCCATACCGAATTGAACTGAATGTCTGGATCTTTCTTATTTCGGGGCTCATCGCCTTTGGAATTGCCATTTTCACGATCAGTTTCAGAACACTACGAGCGGCACTTCAGAATCCTGTTAAAAGTCTACGAACCGAATAAAACCATCAACTACTCATCATGATCAGGAATTATTTTAAAATAGCTTGGAGAAATATTACTGGGAATAAAACCTATTCGGTAATAAATATCGCCGGATTAAGTATTGGTCTGGCTTCATTTTTACTAATTGCAACCGTAGTAATCAATGAACTTAGTTACGATAAAACCTGGTCTAAGAGTGAGCGTACATACAGGTTACTAAGCGAAAATACGGCTCTGGGTGAACTTGATGAATCTACCAATGCACCTATAGCACCTCAGCTCGCTGCTAATTTTGATCAGGTTGAAACCTATAGCAGGATTCGAAGGAGTAATTACGATTTCAATATCGAGAATGATCCGGTAAGTTTTGATGTTCTGGAAGTGAACCCAACAATATGGGATGTTCTTGACTTTGAAATTT contains the following coding sequences:
- a CDS encoding NUDIX hydrolase codes for the protein MKKKLINQETGELEDSSVLKSVTIDSVIFGFENGHLEVLLVKHALGIRKGQWGLPGGWIKKDEGIDAAANRLLLELTGLDQIFLEQLKAFGDPDRFPIGRVITIGYYALINKEKYNIKAGYTASEAKWFRLKKIPDLIYDHNQILEFSLKQLRRRVRQAPIGFNLLPEKFTLLQLMQLYEEILDIQMDKSNFRRKFLKMKLLVGLKEKQQDVSHRAAKLYKFDNEIYEQLTTRGFNFEF
- a CDS encoding response regulator transcription factor, with translation MENIFHTFILDDHPLITNSYEWALRKVLEKREQQLKIKICQSIREASVFLQDRQFLASLDLVFLDIQLPQEEGNKFLSGEDIGVFLKKNGMKAKMIVSTTFTDNYRLNSLLKNMDPDGLLVKNDLTPEELMRAIEAVLSEPPYYSKTVRELMRKQLLNDYTVDSIDRRMLHELSQGAKMKDLPAVLPLSLAGIEKRKRNLKQVFGVEEDRELILKAREKGFI
- a CDS encoding tetratricopeptide repeat-containing sensor histidine kinase, with translation MYQAKPIDSLIDRYRETSNDSLKLKLAFKISYKYYLENDSLPFRKWNERSFELARKEQNVYKTAEAHWDLGNFFYRQTVNDSSYAHFYRAYQLFMEVDSTYYAARMLLNMGVVQESVKDYIGSETTTVRALQILEPLRKHKQLYLAYTNMGIVENGLENYENAISFHQKALKQLEELQDSILMATSYNNIGVVYQEQGKYEESVAYFQKVLKVKNLEQDNPRLYAMALDNLALNYFLSGTTSEDYRGMSEKALKIREEIQHISGIATNKIHLAKYAIAGDSASKAIRLLKEARDQAVQYHDFMYVLESLKELGAVDTLHSKQHLERYIQLNDSLVKEERLIRNKFARVRYETDEYIQKAEFLSEQRGWFIAGAIVLAVIFLLIYYLREQRSRNKELVFEKEQQEANARIYELLYSQQEKLEQAKNMEKNRIASELHDGVLGKLFGLRMSLGIIREDSKTLLPPEGLERFGSYLDELQGLEKEIRSISHEMVNEINSSQSSFSEILQNLVAEKQALTSTKMLLIDENTDWENWPNEVKVHIYRIIQEAIQNCIRHAEAHKMNIQLSENKNGLKITIQDDGRGFLQQKEKKGIGLRNIHQRVTKLHGHWNIASNNGTTLVIEIPSENGKYISHIHS
- a CDS encoding sensor histidine kinase, which codes for MTFKSYHISIFLRVVVLALFSLGISWLVLQQNWVAAGTCLLFMIFLVYNFSRFFSKRFSVIDDFFEAVKFRDFSRNYLAENKPDDIRRLYEGFNTVNQTVREMNSEKEVQYLYLQKILEMIDVGILAYDLETGGILWMNEAFEKLLDVPHFKNIKFVRSRTPEIYQVLFETYHRQPATIDLKIRNENLKVIASHSIFKVDSSSCKLIVIHNIDDTVNKTESEAWKKLLSVMTHEIMNSIAPISSLANTLKSSVRRHIEDSQAALDLEDLDAGLGSIEKRSDGLMKFAKTYRSLNKVTSLSKETVLLKTLFQDLEQLMRSSENIGSNTLQFEVLDEKMEIEADTYLLEQVLINLILNAIEACQNEAEPQVLVKALQKPNGKKMILVIDNGPGIPPEIKDRIFVPFFTTKKQGSGIGLSLSRQIMTLHGGKIQIDSLQEKGTQVSLIF
- a CDS encoding sigma-54-dependent transcriptional regulator, whose protein sequence is MQLKDAKILVIDDDPDVLIALRLLLKSHVAEIAVEKKPSNLSAIISAKKFDVVILDMNFNGLVNTGNEGIFWLNKIKELSPETDVILITAYGDIELAIRSLKEGASDFIIKPWQNEKVIESVTEMVRKKKKPGAQIKQKAGDTRIVGESEEIKNVFAKIEKVAPTDANILILGENGTGKDLVARAIHDNSRRKNKPFVKVDVGALTSTLFESELFGYKKGAFTDAREDRKGRFEAANGGTLFLDEIGNISLRQQARLLTVLQNRTITPLGSNELVPIDIRLVCATNLKISELSDESKFRKDLIYRINTVDILMPPLRARGTDITLLTRYFLDLYAEKYGKGPFKTEKSFLEKLKKHPFPGNVRELQYVVERAVIMAEKSVLKDQDLSFSAIESVPDQQEMDDLRLETVEKNTILKVIDKNKGNISKSAKELGITRAALYRRLDKYDL
- a CDS encoding efflux RND transporter periplasmic adaptor subunit → MDIPLEKKRFTPKKIAMMAGGLLLALLILFVIFSSSGNSKLNVERERITISTVKEGNFQENIPVNGVVLPLTTIYLDAMEGGRVEERFVEDGAMMKKGEPIIRLSNTDLELSLVNQETQVYTLLTQIQRTQNASRENTINKLNQLTDVENSLKEAKREYDLNSKLYEKGAVGRQDFEESRNNYEYQKERLALTQRVLVQDSVSSRTETRQAKESYERTRKALELMRKKVEDLVVKAPVDGQLTALDAEIGQSKNKGERLGQIDVISSYKVQAEIDEHYISRIFSGQRGSFTFNGNNYQLEIKKVYTQVSNGRFKVDMHFTEGVPENIRRGQSLQVKLALSQEKEARLISKGGFFQQTGGNWIFKLSEDGKTAYKTPISLGSQNIEYYEVLDGLQPGDQVITSSYSNFGEVEELVINN
- a CDS encoding ABC transporter ATP-binding protein — translated: MIKITNLEKYYKTEEVQTIALNKLSFEVKEGEFAAIMGPSGCGKSTLLNILGLLDDPDGGSYLFNGTEVSGYNERQRARLRKHNIGFVFQSFNLIDELSVFENVELPLIYTGVKPAERKERVHQVLEKMQIMHRRKHFPQQLSGGQQQRVAVARAVVNNPKIILADEPTGNLDSSNGNEVMDLLTELNEAGTTIIMVTHSEHDAKFSHRIIRMLDGQKVTENVLV
- a CDS encoding ABC transporter permease; this translates as MFKNYLIIAWRNLRKEKTFTFLNVFGLSVAFGTAILLSMYALFELSYDRFHENSDSIYQVYQTEHNRNGAQLSISKPIPFAPALKEEVPGVEKITRFNGGTALLTHGEKQLRMSAVFVDPEFFSIFSFPVIEGSMKPVSENAEIAMTEKAAEKLFGKENPIGKTVSIFIDEQEKAFQVTSIIQDIPDESSLNFEVALNFKSQSQRAYGRNIDRWDNSNHEVYLQLSEGTIPEKFEKATRDFTARHYEGYLADARRDGVQPDANGQYLQQRLLPITDYRFASEKDGVAVVNRIYPYLVLGIAFLILFIASVNFINMNIAKSSQRLREIGMRKTLGAGKNQLFLQFWGESLLVFLGALLLGLLLANLLLEPFQTLFNTRASFKNVISFRNIFGFVAAISFITFIAGGYPALLLSKLGTLKALKGKLNLDGGQRLRNSLIIVQFCIAILLISGTLVLWNQLEFMRNKDLGFNKEQVITFPLNGKQDDFRNLQLLRNELTGKPAIRSISAANTNLGRGRDHTTSTSVMTFDHHNKTVRTNVMTVDHDYAETVGLEILQGRSFDRSHATDSLSLVINEAMARELGGENILEETIYLEDSIRFSVIGIVKDYNFQDLDREIEPLTIFLNPQWNMRYAYIKVAPGNLNAAYDQVKLAWNKIEPNAEFLGSYLDENIDRTLSRERSMMTMITSGSIIAIILSCVGLFAISLLVVSQKRKEIGIRKVVGASVGNITVLLTSSFLKLVGIAFLIATPFAWYFSGKWLENYPYRIELNVWIFLISGLIAFGIAIFTISFRTLRAALQNPVKSLRTE